The Starkeya sp. ORNL1 DNA window GGTCTGGTCGGCGACCGCCACATAGACATCCTGAAGCAGGATCGAGGGACGCTGCTCGGGAGAGGCCGGCCCGTAGCGGATGGCGAGATCGATGCCGCCGGCGCGCAAATCCACCACCTCCTCGGTGGCATCGACATGGACGACGATGTTCGGGAACATCGCATTGAAGCGCCCGAGCCGCGGCATCAGCCAGCGTTCGGCGAAAGCCCGTGTCGTCGATACGCTGATGGCTTCGCCCGAACGCTCCTCATGGAGCGTGGCGAAGGCATCGGCCAGCCGGTCGAGGCCGTCGCGCAGGGATGGAAAGATCGTCCTGCCCGCGGGGGTCAGCGATACCGAGCGGCCGGACCGCTCGAACAGCTTCATGTCGAGCGTGGCCTCCAGATGCCGGACCTGGTGGCTCACCGCGGTCACGGTAACGCACAATTCGTCGGCGGCCGCGGTGAAGCTGCAGTGGCGCGCTGCCGCCTCGAAGGCGCGGATGGCGTTGAGCGGAGGCAATTTACGCATGGCGAAGCTCCACCCGGTTCGAAGATCCTGCACCCATCGGTCGTCACACAATGGCGAAATGTGCGTCCGTCGGCTGCATGTCGTTGACCGGGATCATGTCCTGCGGGCAGGCGGAAAACACGATGATCAGGTCCATTTCGGCCCGCAGTGAAATGTGCTGGCCCGGCTCGCTGGTCGGGGGGGCGAAAGCGAGCCGTCCGTCCGGGTCGACCGGGACGTTCATGAAGAGGTTGAGCGGACTGGGAATCTCCGGGGCGGTGAGGCCGAGCGCCTGGAGCGCCAGGCAGAGATTGTCCGCGCAATTGTCGTGATGCCCTTCGGCGCCGAGCTGCTGGTAGCGATGGACGTCGCAGGCCGCGATCAGGGTGTCGTGGATACCGGGCGTCGTGTCCTCGATTACGGTGAGGATCGGCCGACGGCGGTTGGTGACCAGCGTGTCGCCCACCTTCGGGACCAGCTTCAGCAACGCGGCGTGGGAGTGTTCCATCGACATGAATTCGGCAATGTCGTCGGCGTTGAACGCCCAGGTGTCGACCACCTGCTTGCCGTGGGTATTGATGACCTGGATCGTTCGGCCCCTGGCGACATGCGCGGCGATGCCGCGTCGCGCCGGAATTAGGACGGTCTCGCTTTGGCGGATATCGGGGCGCTGGTTCAACGCTGCTGTTCCTTCGTCGGCGGCCGCGCCGTGCAGCCGGTCCGATCGAGGAGATCACAGGACGCCGCCAAAATCTAATAATTCAGATTGGCTCCGTTATAAGCAAAACATATAGTCTGCCGCTATGCGCCTGCGCCAACTCGAATGCTTCCGAGCGCTGATGATCCACGGCACGATGACCCGTGCGGCGGAGCTGCTCGGCATATCGCAGCCTGCTGTCAGCACCACGATCGCTGCGCTCGAACATGAGATCGGCCTGACCCTGTTCGTGCGGCGCGGCGGGCGGCTGCAGCCGACGCCCGAGGCCCATCTGTTCTATGCCGAGGCCGCACGCGCTTTGGAGGCGGTCGAGAACACCACGCGCATCGCCGGCGAAATACGCGCTGGGCGGCGCGGACACCTCGCCATCGCCGCCTATCCCAGCATCTCGATCAGCCTGCTGCCGCGAATATTGTCGCTGTTCCAGGCCAAACGCCCCGAATTGCAGATGAAGATCATCACGCGCAATTCCATGACGGTCCGGGAATTGATGTCGACGCAGCAGTTCGACTTCGCCATTGCCGAACTGCCGGTCGACTACCCCACCACGCACATGGAAGTGTTCTCCTACTCATGCGAATGCATGATGCCGGTCGATCATCCACTCGCCGAGCGGGCGCGGATCACGCCGACGGACCTCGACGGCGTGCCGTTCGTCACGCTGTTTCGCGGCGATCCGATCTACCAGCAACTCGCCGCCGCCTTCTCCGAACATGGCGCGCGCTGGAACGTGATCGCGGAGACCGAATTCTTCTCGACCGCGTGCGAGCTGGTCAGCGCCGGCTGCGGGGTCGGACTGGTCGATCCCGTGGTGAGCGCACCCTTCACTGCCAATGTCGTGCGCCGGCCATTCCTGCCCACGATCACCTATGAGATCGCGGTGCTCCACCCGACGCACGAGGAGCTGTCGCAGATCGCGCAGGATTTCCTCGCCACCCTCAGAACGCACCTCCGGCACTAGACGGTCCGGGCACTCCGGCTCGCGCCAGGAGCGATCGCAGCTTCTGGCCGGGACCCCGGTACTCAGACTTCGCCCGCTATCCTTTAATGCTGCCGCCGATCGCGCCGCCATGCCGCCGGTGTCTCGCCGACGATGCGCCGGAACACCCGCGTAAGGTGCGCCTGGTCGAAGAAGCCGGCGGCGACCGCGACGTCGGTCAGCGACATGTCGGCTCGCAACAAGAGACCCTGAACCTTCTTGATCCGCTCGTTGATCTGCCACTGGTGCGGGGCCATGCCGGTTGACGCCTTGAAAGCGTGGCTGAAATGGGATTCGGACAGGTCGACCATCCCGGCCAATTCCTGCAACCGGATCCGGCGCAGGCAGTTCGCCTCGATATAGTCCACCACCCGCCGCAACTGCCAGGAGGCGAGGGGGCTGCGCTTGCGCTGGGTCCGGCCTTCGAGGCGCAGGAAATCGATCAGCAGCGCCGTGGTCAGGCTGTCGCCATAGAGTTCGTGAAACGCCTTCGGCGCGGCGCACTCGTCGGCGATCAGGCCGGCGAGGTTAAGCATGCGCGGGTCGGAGAACATCAGCCGCGGCGTGTTGAAATGCTGCAGCGAGAACTCCTCGCCGAGCCGTTGGCGCAGCGCCTCCATGTCGAAATGCAGGTCGAGGTGGCGGATATAGGTGGCGTCGTCGAAACGTGTCCAGAGTGGCACGCCTGCCGGGATGAAGCTGATCTGGCGTGCTGCGTGCGCCATCTGTTCCGGCGCGCGGTCAGGCGCCAGGCGAAGGTCGAAGCCGCCGCCCGCACGGTCCAGCAGGATGAACAGCCGCGGGTCCTGCGAAATATACTCGCCGCCGGCGCCGACCGTGCCCTCCGCCTCCCAGACCTCGGCCAGCACGCCGTGCCAGGAACGGCGATGGCCCTTGCCGATGACCGAGATGCCCTGGCGCGCCGCCGTCATGCGCGGCCGGAACGGAAGCGTCATTCATTCTCCTCCGCGGCTACGAAGTGTTGCCATGCGCCTATGGTGTCTCTGCCGTGCAACGCTATCGTAGCGCTGTACAACGTTGGCCGCTAAAAACCCAAAAACGTGCTATCGGGCACAACAATGACCAATCAGCGCAAAAACGCAATTGCTACTAGCGTCGTGTAAGGCACGGAAATGGCAAATCTTTTGTTTCGAATATTTCCGAACTGCCGCGCGCATGGCTGCCGTTGATTGGAGCGATTACAATGTACGCTAAGAGGTTCGGTTTTCTTCTTCTTGGCAGCGCGATGGCGGTGGTGCCACCGCTCGCGGTCGCCCGTGCCCAGGACGCATCGCCTTCGACGACGGAGCTCGAAACCATTTCGGTCGAGGGCGAGGCCGACAACGGCACCGGGCCGGTCAATGGCTATGTCGCCACCCAGACCACCAGCGGCATGAAGACCGACGTGCCGATCGTCGAGATCCCGCAATCGGTGTCGGTGATCGGCCGCGACGAGATCGACGATCGCCGCGCGCTGAAGGTCGACGAGGCGCTGCGCTACACCGCCGGCGTGGTCTCCGCGCCCTATGGCGGCCCGGACCCGGACACCGACTGGTTCTACATCCGCGGCTTCAACGCCACCCAGACCGGCGTCTTCCTCGATAATCTGTCGCTCTACAGCTACGGCTTCGGCGGCTTCCAGGTCGACCCCTTCACGCTTGAGCGCATCGAGGTGCTGAAGGGCCCGTCCTCGGTGCTTTATGGCGGCTCCAATCCCGGCGGCATCGTCAACATGATCAGCAAGCGGCCGCAGGACGGACCGCTGCGTTATGTCGAGACCGGCATCAATAATTTCGGCAATGGCTATTTCGCCTTCGACATCGGTGATTCCTTCGGCGGCAGCACGCCGAACAAGGACGTCATCGGCAAGGCTCCGCCCGCACCCGCCGAACCCTATTGGGCCTATCGCATCACCGGGCGCATCGCCGGCGGCGGCCAGCACACCGAGGAGAGCGAGGATTTCCGCGGCGTGATCATGCCGCAGGTCACCTACCGCCCGAACGACCAGAACGAGCTGACCGTCTATGCCCAGTTCGCCGCGCTCGACCAGATCAATGTCGGCGGCGGCTTCCTGCCCTATTACGGCACGGTGAAGAACGCCTCGTTCGGCAAGATCGCCCGCGACGCCTATTTCGGCGAGCCCAGCCTAGACAATAGCCGCTACAGCCAGACCATGGTCGGCTACGAGTTCGAGCACATCTTCGAAAGCGATTGGACCTTCAATTCCAGCGCCCGCTACGGCCATTTGGACAAGCGCGAGATCGGGCCGTACCCGTACGGCTATGTCGATCCCGACTATCCCTATGGCGGCGGCCCGAAGCCTGCCACGCCGGACAATCTGCTGTACCGCATCGGCTTCGAAGGCAATTCCATCGTCGATAGCTTCGCCACCGACAATCGCTTCGGCAAGAAATTCTCCACCGCCGGGATCGACCATGATTTCCTGGCTGGCGTCGACTACACGCTCTACCGGCTGGACAATGTCCAGGCTTCGGGCGGCGGCACGCCGATCAGCGCCACCGACCCGGTCTATGGCGTGCCGCAGGGCCCCACCTTCATCTACATGGACCAGGTGCTGACCCAGCAGCGGGTCGGCGCCTATGTGCAGGACCAGATGCGCTTCGGCGGCGGCTGGATCCTCACGCTGAACGGGCGCTACGACTATGTCGACACCGATTCCGAAAGCCCGGCGCAATATGCGTTCTCGCCCAACTACAAGAGCAACGACACCGCCACCACTGGCCGCGCCGGCCTCGGCTATGAGTTCGCCAATGGCGTGACGCCCTATGTCAGCGTGTCGAGCTTCTTCAACCCGCTGGTAGGCACGACCGCGACCAATCAGGGCCTGGAACCCGAGAAGGGCTACCAGTACGAGGCCGGCGTCAAATACGAGCCGGGCTTCATGGATGCGCTGATCACCGCATCGGTGTTCCAGATCACCAAGCAGAACGTGGTGGTCAGCGATCCCAATCCGCCCTTCATATCGTCGCAGATCGGCGAAGTGCGCTCCACCGGCTTCGAGATCGAAGGCAAGGCCAACATCACCAGGAATTTCCGCGTGCTTGCCAGCCTGACCATCCTCGACATGGAGATCACCGACGATGCCAACGCTGCACTCATCGGCAACTTCCCGATGCTGGTACCGGATGTCACGGCTTCCGCCTGGGCCAATTACAAGTTCGACCAGGGCCCGCTGAAGGATGTCAGCCTGGGAGCCGGCGTGCGCTATATCGGCTCGTCCTGGATCGACAACGCCAACACGCTCCAGGTGCCGAGCGCCACTTTGTTCGATGCCGCCATCCGCTATGAGCGCGACAGCTGGGGCGTCGCGCTCAACGTTAACAACGTGTTCGACAAGGTCTATGTCGCCGGCTGCCAGGGCCTCACCGGCTGCGGCTATGGCGACAGCCGGACCCTCACCTTGTCGGCCCACTACAAATGGTAGCATGAACCGCGCCTCTCCCATCGATGACGCCCCGATCTTCGAGCTCGACGGCGTGAGCTATGCGGTCCCCGGCCGGCAGATCCTGGTGCCGCTGTCGCTCACGCTGGCACCGGGCCGCATCTGCGGGCTGATCGGCCCCAACGGCTCGGGCAAGAGCACGCTGATGCGCTTGCTGGCGCGGCAACTCGCGCCCGCTTCCGGCAGCCTCCGCTTCGGCGGGCGAGCGTATCCCGAATGGAGCGAGCGCGAGTTCGCCCGCCACGTCGCCTATATGCCGCAATTCACGCCGCGCTCGGACGGCATGAATGTGCGCGAGCTGGTCGCGCTTGGCCGCTATCCCTGGCACGGCATGCTCGGCCGCTTCACCAGCGAGGATGCCGGCAAGGTGGAGGACGCCATCCGCCGCACCGGGTTGGAGCCGCTGGCCCATCGCATCGTCGACAGCCTCTCCGGCGGCGAGCGCCAGCGCGCCTGGCTGGCGCTGATGCTGGCGCAGGACACGCACTGCTTGCTGCTCGACGAGCCGACCTCGGCGCTCGACGTTGCCCATGAGACCGCCATGCTCGACCTCGTCCGCGAGCTCGGCCATGAACGCGGGGCCGCCGTCGTCGTGGTGCTGCACGACATCAATCTCGCCGCGCGCATCTGCGACGACATCGTCGCGCTGCGCGACGGCCGGGTGCTCGCCCAGGCTCCGGCTCACGACATCATGCAGCCCGACACGCTCGCCGCGATCTACGGGGTGCCGATGGGCATTATCCCGCACCCGACCCGCGGCGAGCCGCTCAGCTACGTGCTGTGATGCGGGAACATGGCCCCTTGCTGAACCGCCGGCAGGCACTGGCCGCGGGCGCCGCGCTCCTCGCCGGCACGGCATGGCCGAAGGGTGCCGTGAGCGCTGCCGCCACGTGCCCGGCGACGCTGGACTGGGCGATCCTGGAGACGCTGCTCGCGATTGGCGCGCCGCCGGTGGCTGCAACCGAGCTGGTGCAGTTCCGCGACGTGGCGGTGGAGCCGGCGGTGCCATTGAGCGTCACCGATCTCGGGCTGCGCGGCCTGCCGAATTTCGAGACGCTGCTGCTGGCGCGGCCCGACATCATCTTCAATTCCAACTTCTACGCCTCGTCCGAGCCGTTGCTGGCGCGCATCGCGCCGGTCGAGAGCCTCAGTATCTATGTGCCCGGCAAGCCACCCTTCGACGCCGCGGTCGAGATGACCCGCGCCATCGGCGCCCGTCTAGGGCGGGCGGAGGCGGAGGACTTCATCACCCGCACCAGCGATGACATGGCGACCTTGAGCGCCCGGCTCGGTGGGAGGCCGCGTGCGGTGCTGCCGATCAATCTCGGCGATGCCCGGCACTTCCGCACCTTCGGCGCCGACAGCATGTTTGGCGCGGCGCTGGAGCAACTCGGCCTCGTCAATGCCTGGAAGGCGCCGACCAGCTATTCGGCGACCGCCCCGGTCGGGCTCGAAGCTCTCGCCGGCTATGATGACGCATGGATCGCGCTGATCGGGCCGACGCCTCGGGAAGTCGGCCCCGTGCTCGCCCGCAGCGCCTTCTGGAACGCGCTGCCTGCGGTACGGAGCGGGCGCGTGCTGGATCTCGGCCCGGTCAATCCGTTCGGTGCGCTGCCGGCCATGGCGCGCTTCGCCCGGCTGCTGGTCGAGGCACTCGTCGCGAAGGGCCGTGGCCTTGGCTGACATCGGCTCCTCGCTGCGCCTGCTGCGGCCCTGGGTCGGGCTTGGCCTCCTTGCTCTGGCTCTGTTCGCCGCAGTGCTGGAGACGCGGCCGTCGCTGCTGGGTCCGGATGCGTTGGCGCTCGACCGCATCCTGCTGATGCACTCCCTGCTGCCCCGGGCCGCGACCGCGCTGCTGTGCGGCGCCGCGCTCGGGCTTTCCGGCGCGCTGCTGCAAAGGGTGCTGCGCAATCCGATCGCCGATCCCTCGACGCTCGGCATCGCCGCCGGCGCGCAGCTTGCGCTGACGCTGGCCATGACCTTTGCGCCGGCACTGGTCGCCGTCTCGCGCGAGGGCGTGGCGCTGGCCGGAGGCGCTGCCGCCGCGGCGGGCGTGCTGGCGCTTTCCTGGAAGCGCGGGCTCGATCCGGTCATCGTCGTGCTGTCCGGCATGGTGATCTCGATGATCGCGGCGGCCCTCGGCGCCTTCGTCGTGCTCGCCCGCGGCGAGTATCTGATGTCGCTCTACATCTGGGGCGCCGGCTCGCTCAGCCTGCAGAGCTGGGACGCGCCGATCACCATCGCCACCCGGCTCTCCGTCGGCGTGGTGGCCGCGGTGCTGCTGCTGCGCCCGCTCGCCATTCTCGGCCTCGACGATGCCGGCGCGCGCAGCCTCGGCGTCGGCCTGCTGGCGACGCGGCTGATGGTCATGCTTCTCGCCGTCTGGCTTGCCGCCACGGTGACGGCGGAGGTCGGCATCATCGGCTTCGTCGGGCTCGCAGCGCCGGCCTTCGCCCGGCTCGCCGGCGCGCGCACGCCGCGCCAGATCCTGCTGGTCGCGCCGATTGCCGGCGCCGTCGTGCTCTCCATCACCGACAGCGCGGTGCAGCTTGCCGGCTCCGGCTTCGCCGATCTGGCGCCGACCGGCGCCGCCACCGCGCTGCTCGGCGGGCCGCTGCTGCTGTGGCTGCTGCCGCGCGTGCGCTCCACTGACCGGGCACCCGCGGGTCTCGTCGCGCCGCTGTCAATGCTGAAGCCAAGCTCTGGCAATGCCACACCATTGCTCCTGTTGGCGGCCGCGTTGATCGTCCTTGCCCTGTTGGTGGGGCGCGGACCGGACGGCTGGGACATCGCCACCGGAGACCTGTTCAGCGAGTTGCTGGCGTTCCGCGGGCCGCGGCTGGTGGCGGCCGGTGCAGCCGGTGTCATGCTCGCCGCCGCCGGCACGCTGATGCAGCGCATCACCGCCAATCCGATGGCAAGTCCGGAACTGCTCGGGGTCGGCGCCGGCAGCGGCGTCGGCCTCGCCGCGGTGCTGTTCCTCGTCGGATTCCCCGGTCCCATCCTCATGCTGGGCGGCATGGCGGCCGGCGCCCTGGTGGCGCTCATTGTCATGCTCATCGTCGCTGCGCGGTCCAGTTTCGGTCCGGAGCGGCTGCTGCTGGCAGGCATCGCGGTGGGCGCCTTCTCGATGGCGATCCTTTCCGCCGTGCTGGCCGGTGGGGGCATGCGCGCCTATGCGCTGCTGGTGTGGCTGTCGGGCTCCACCAACCGGGTCGGCCCATTCGAAGCGACGACGGCCCTCGTCGCAGCGCTGGTGCTGGCGGCGCCGCTCTTCCTGTTCGCCCGCTGGCTCGACATCCTGCCGCTCGGCGCCGATGTCGGGCGCTGCGTCGGGCTGAAGGTCGGCCGGGCGCGGCTGGTGCTGGCGCTGTTCGCCGCCGGGCTGACGGCGATCTCCTCCTTCATCGTCGGCCCGCTCAGCCTCGTCGGGCTGCTCGCGCCGCATCTCGCCGCCCGCTTCCCGCGCGGACGCACCCGGCTGGCGGCCGCGATGCTGATCGGGGCGACGCTGCTCATCGGCGCCGACTGGCTCTCCCGCATTGTCGCCTTCCCCTATCAGGTGCCGGTCGGACTGTTCGCCGCGCTCATCGGCGGGCCGTATCTGCTTCGGCTGCTCCGGCATGGAGACGCAAACCATGGCTGATACCCGCACGGCGTCGACCCGCATCGCGCTCAACGACCCGCACGGCGTGCTGCACAGGCTCTGCACCCATTTCGCCGAGCACGGCGCCGTGACGATGACCGAGCACGGCGGGCGGATCGAGACCGAGTTCGGCTATGCCACTCTCGTGCCCGAGACGGGCGCACTGCGGATCGAGGCTGGCGGCACCAACGACACCGCGCTCTATGTGGTGAAGATGTCGGTCTCCGAGCACGTCTTCCTGCTGGCCGGCGAGGAGGTCGCGGCGTTCACCTGGAGCGGCGACGGCTCGGATCAGCTTCGCATCCCGTTCTTCCGCGAGATGACGGTGCGCCGGGCCTGCAATGTGACGCCGCTGATGCGCCGCGTGACACTGACGGGCGAGGATGTGGCACATTTCGAAACCGGCGGGCTGCATGTCCGCGTACTCATTCCGCCGGCTGGACGCGAGCCGCGCTGGCCCGAAGCTGCGCCTGACGGGCGCACGCTATGGCCGAAGGGCGAGGACGAACTCACGGCGCGGGTCTATACGATCCGCCGCATCGATCATGCCTGCCGCGAGGTCGATATCGACATCGTGCTGCACGGTGACGAAGCTGCGCCCGGCTCCCATTGGGCGTCGACTGCCGCACCCGGCGACCGGGTCGGGCTCATGGGGCCTGGCGGTGGCGAAATCGCGAAGGCGAAACGCTATGTGCTCGCCGGCGACGAGACGGCGCTTCCCGCCATTGCGCGCATCACCGAAGGCTTGCCGGCCACCGTCCAGGCAACCGCGTTCATCGAGATTGCCAACGCCGCCGAGGAGCAGCCGCTCGCGTCCGCCGCGCGGCTCGAGACGGTCTGGCTGCACCGCAACGGTGCCGCGCCGGGCACGACACGCCATGTCGAGGCCGCGCTGCGCGGAGCGGACTGGTCCGATAGCGACGACGTTTTCGTATTCGTCGGCTGCGAACAGGCGGCAGCGCGCAACATCCGCAGCTTCCTCCAGAAGGAACGCGGCCTGGCAAAAAAGAACGTCCTCGTCGCCGCCTATTGGAACCGTGGCTGCCAACAGGAGTGAGACGAGTGAGCCACTCTGCCGGCTCCCGAGGTCGGGCGCCTGCGGGTACTATGCGAAGATATCTTTGACATCATGCGCGGCGAGCGGCAGCTTGCTCTGCCCAATAGCGCGGGTATTGCCATGAGCGTTACCTTCGACGCGATCATCATCGGTGCCGGGCAGGCCGGGCCATCGCTTGCCGGCCGCCTCGCCGACGCCGGCATGAGCGTCGCCATCGTCGAGCGCAAGTTCTTTGGCGGCACCTGTGTCAACACCGGCTGCAAGCCGACCAAGACACTGGTGGCAAGCGCCTATGCGGCCCGCATGGCCGCCCGCGCGGCGGAGTATGGCGTAGTCATCGATGGGCCGCCGCGCATCGACATGGCGCGCGTGAAGGCGCGTGCCGGCAAGGTGATCACCGACTCGCGCCAGGGGATCGAGAGCTGGCTGGGCGGCATGGCAAATTGTACCGTGCTGCGCGGCCATGCCCGCTTCGAGGGACCGGACAGGCTCCGGGTCGGCGACGAGATGC harbors:
- a CDS encoding AraC family transcriptional regulator — translated: MTLPFRPRMTAARQGISVIGKGHRRSWHGVLAEVWEAEGTVGAGGEYISQDPRLFILLDRAGGGFDLRLAPDRAPEQMAHAARQISFIPAGVPLWTRFDDATYIRHLDLHFDMEALRQRLGEEFSLQHFNTPRLMFSDPRMLNLAGLIADECAAPKAFHELYGDSLTTALLIDFLRLEGRTQRKRSPLASWQLRRVVDYIEANCLRRIRLQELAGMVDLSESHFSHAFKASTGMAPHQWQINERIKKVQGLLLRADMSLTDVAVAAGFFDQAHLTRVFRRIVGETPAAWRRDRRQH
- a CDS encoding siderophore-interacting protein, with product MADTRTASTRIALNDPHGVLHRLCTHFAEHGAVTMTEHGGRIETEFGYATLVPETGALRIEAGGTNDTALYVVKMSVSEHVFLLAGEEVAAFTWSGDGSDQLRIPFFREMTVRRACNVTPLMRRVTLTGEDVAHFETGGLHVRVLIPPAGREPRWPEAAPDGRTLWPKGEDELTARVYTIRRIDHACREVDIDIVLHGDEAAPGSHWASTAAPGDRVGLMGPGGGEIAKAKRYVLAGDETALPAIARITEGLPATVQATAFIEIANAAEEQPLASAARLETVWLHRNGAAPGTTRHVEAALRGADWSDSDDVFVFVGCEQAAARNIRSFLQKERGLAKKNVLVAAYWNRGCQQE
- a CDS encoding ATP-binding cassette domain-containing protein; the encoded protein is MNRASPIDDAPIFELDGVSYAVPGRQILVPLSLTLAPGRICGLIGPNGSGKSTLMRLLARQLAPASGSLRFGGRAYPEWSEREFARHVAYMPQFTPRSDGMNVRELVALGRYPWHGMLGRFTSEDAGKVEDAIRRTGLEPLAHRIVDSLSGGERQRAWLALMLAQDTHCLLLDEPTSALDVAHETAMLDLVRELGHERGAAVVVVLHDINLAARICDDIVALRDGRVLAQAPAHDIMQPDTLAAIYGVPMGIIPHPTRGEPLSYVL
- the fhuB gene encoding Fe(3+)-hydroxamate ABC transporter permease FhuB — its product is MADIGSSLRLLRPWVGLGLLALALFAAVLETRPSLLGPDALALDRILLMHSLLPRAATALLCGAALGLSGALLQRVLRNPIADPSTLGIAAGAQLALTLAMTFAPALVAVSREGVALAGGAAAAAGVLALSWKRGLDPVIVVLSGMVISMIAAALGAFVVLARGEYLMSLYIWGAGSLSLQSWDAPITIATRLSVGVVAAVLLLRPLAILGLDDAGARSLGVGLLATRLMVMLLAVWLAATVTAEVGIIGFVGLAAPAFARLAGARTPRQILLVAPIAGAVVLSITDSAVQLAGSGFADLAPTGAATALLGGPLLLWLLPRVRSTDRAPAGLVAPLSMLKPSSGNATPLLLLAAALIVLALLVGRGPDGWDIATGDLFSELLAFRGPRLVAAGAAGVMLAAAGTLMQRITANPMASPELLGVGAGSGVGLAAVLFLVGFPGPILMLGGMAAGALVALIVMLIVAARSSFGPERLLLAGIAVGAFSMAILSAVLAGGGMRAYALLVWLSGSTNRVGPFEATTALVAALVLAAPLFLFARWLDILPLGADVGRCVGLKVGRARLVLALFAAGLTAISSFIVGPLSLVGLLAPHLAARFPRGRTRLAAAMLIGATLLIGADWLSRIVAFPYQVPVGLFAALIGGPYLLRLLRHGDANHG
- a CDS encoding LysR substrate-binding domain-containing protein; the protein is MRLRQLECFRALMIHGTMTRAAELLGISQPAVSTTIAALEHEIGLTLFVRRGGRLQPTPEAHLFYAEAARALEAVENTTRIAGEIRAGRRGHLAIAAYPSISISLLPRILSLFQAKRPELQMKIITRNSMTVRELMSTQQFDFAIAELPVDYPTTHMEVFSYSCECMMPVDHPLAERARITPTDLDGVPFVTLFRGDPIYQQLAAAFSEHGARWNVIAETEFFSTACELVSAGCGVGLVDPVVSAPFTANVVRRPFLPTITYEIAVLHPTHEELSQIAQDFLATLRTHLRH
- a CDS encoding urea carboxylase-associated family protein codes for the protein MNQRPDIRQSETVLIPARRGIAAHVARGRTIQVINTHGKQVVDTWAFNADDIAEFMSMEHSHAALLKLVPKVGDTLVTNRRRPILTVIEDTTPGIHDTLIAACDVHRYQQLGAEGHHDNCADNLCLALQALGLTAPEIPSPLNLFMNVPVDPDGRLAFAPPTSEPGQHISLRAEMDLIIVFSACPQDMIPVNDMQPTDAHFAIV
- a CDS encoding iron-siderophore ABC transporter substrate-binding protein, encoding MREHGPLLNRRQALAAGAALLAGTAWPKGAVSAAATCPATLDWAILETLLAIGAPPVAATELVQFRDVAVEPAVPLSVTDLGLRGLPNFETLLLARPDIIFNSNFYASSEPLLARIAPVESLSIYVPGKPPFDAAVEMTRAIGARLGRAEAEDFITRTSDDMATLSARLGGRPRAVLPINLGDARHFRTFGADSMFGAALEQLGLVNAWKAPTSYSATAPVGLEALAGYDDAWIALIGPTPREVGPVLARSAFWNALPAVRSGRVLDLGPVNPFGALPAMARFARLLVEALVAKGRGLG
- a CDS encoding LysR family transcriptional regulator, with translation MRKLPPLNAIRAFEAAARHCSFTAAADELCVTVTAVSHQVRHLEATLDMKLFERSGRSVSLTPAGRTIFPSLRDGLDRLADAFATLHEERSGEAISVSTTRAFAERWLMPRLGRFNAMFPNIVVHVDATEEVVDLRAGGIDLAIRYGPASPEQRPSILLQDVYVAVADQTLCPQGRSATIEDVSSRPLIAYRWKNRELDAPTWSAWLARTPHDTASNFRISWFSEETLALHAAERAFGPLLCSNVLVEDEMRRGTLRQLDGPVMAGFSYRLVDIPSASRKRSLAAFSEWLKDEAATFRARSALAVTASRAA
- a CDS encoding TonB-dependent siderophore receptor — its product is MYAKRFGFLLLGSAMAVVPPLAVARAQDASPSTTELETISVEGEADNGTGPVNGYVATQTTSGMKTDVPIVEIPQSVSVIGRDEIDDRRALKVDEALRYTAGVVSAPYGGPDPDTDWFYIRGFNATQTGVFLDNLSLYSYGFGGFQVDPFTLERIEVLKGPSSVLYGGSNPGGIVNMISKRPQDGPLRYVETGINNFGNGYFAFDIGDSFGGSTPNKDVIGKAPPAPAEPYWAYRITGRIAGGGQHTEESEDFRGVIMPQVTYRPNDQNELTVYAQFAALDQINVGGGFLPYYGTVKNASFGKIARDAYFGEPSLDNSRYSQTMVGYEFEHIFESDWTFNSSARYGHLDKREIGPYPYGYVDPDYPYGGGPKPATPDNLLYRIGFEGNSIVDSFATDNRFGKKFSTAGIDHDFLAGVDYTLYRLDNVQASGGGTPISATDPVYGVPQGPTFIYMDQVLTQQRVGAYVQDQMRFGGGWILTLNGRYDYVDTDSESPAQYAFSPNYKSNDTATTGRAGLGYEFANGVTPYVSVSSFFNPLVGTTATNQGLEPEKGYQYEAGVKYEPGFMDALITASVFQITKQNVVVSDPNPPFISSQIGEVRSTGFEIEGKANITRNFRVLASLTILDMEITDDANAALIGNFPMLVPDVTASAWANYKFDQGPLKDVSLGAGVRYIGSSWIDNANTLQVPSATLFDAAIRYERDSWGVALNVNNVFDKVYVAGCQGLTGCGYGDSRTLTLSAHYKW